The Kineococcus mangrovi genome window below encodes:
- the hisS gene encoding histidine--tRNA ligase, translated as MASKVVPARGMRDVLPVEKARREHALHVIRAVYRSFGFDEVETPALEDLSRMESGQGGENEKMLFKVLRRGLAADEPVLPADAADLALRFDLTVPLSRYVASNAGALRMPFKALQIGPVWRAERPQKGRYRQFVQCDIDILGEAGSLAEVELVTATHTALTRLGLTGTTLRLNDRGVLTGLLTGCGFAEADHGSVLITVDKNDKVGLDGVLAELRSKGFGEEPVGALEKALTDLLPLRDVARLGDGALPDAVPAASITRLQEIAAAVAIAAPDLDVQFDVTLVRGMGYYTGPIFEMSLPGGGSSIAGGGRYDGMVGRFTGRDVPAAGFSIGFERIIDEVSLPADAAPAVALVHPAGVEAGELLRKQRELQAGGARVVLVRQAKRMQPLFDALVTEGYSQVVRARVEEGRLTFSDPSPLTAG; from the coding sequence ATGGCTTCCAAGGTGGTCCCCGCACGGGGCATGCGCGACGTCCTGCCGGTCGAGAAGGCTCGCCGGGAGCACGCCCTGCACGTCATCCGCGCGGTCTACCGCTCGTTCGGCTTCGACGAGGTCGAGACGCCCGCCCTGGAGGACCTGTCGCGGATGGAGTCCGGGCAGGGGGGCGAGAACGAGAAGATGCTCTTCAAGGTACTGCGCCGCGGCCTGGCCGCCGACGAACCCGTGCTGCCCGCGGACGCGGCCGACCTGGCCCTGCGCTTCGACCTCACCGTCCCCCTCTCGCGCTACGTCGCCTCCAACGCCGGTGCGCTGCGGATGCCGTTCAAGGCGTTGCAGATCGGTCCGGTGTGGCGGGCCGAACGGCCGCAGAAGGGCCGCTACCGCCAGTTCGTCCAGTGCGACATCGACATCCTCGGGGAGGCGGGCAGCCTGGCCGAGGTCGAACTCGTCACGGCCACCCACACCGCCCTCACCCGGCTCGGGCTCACCGGCACGACGCTGCGGCTCAACGACCGCGGCGTCCTCACCGGGCTGCTGACCGGGTGCGGGTTCGCCGAGGCCGACCACGGCAGCGTCCTCATCACCGTGGACAAGAACGACAAGGTCGGGCTCGACGGCGTGCTCGCCGAACTGCGGTCCAAGGGTTTCGGCGAGGAACCCGTCGGGGCGCTGGAGAAGGCCCTCACCGACCTCCTGCCGCTGCGGGACGTGGCCCGGTTGGGGGACGGCGCCCTGCCGGACGCGGTCCCCGCCGCCTCGATCACGCGGTTGCAGGAGATCGCGGCGGCCGTCGCGATCGCGGCCCCGGACCTCGACGTGCAGTTCGACGTCACGCTCGTGCGCGGCATGGGCTACTACACCGGCCCGATCTTCGAGATGTCCCTGCCGGGCGGGGGTTCCTCGATCGCCGGGGGCGGGCGCTACGACGGCATGGTCGGCCGGTTCACCGGCCGGGACGTGCCGGCGGCGGGTTTCTCGATCGGGTTCGAGCGCATCATCGACGAGGTCTCGCTGCCGGCGGACGCGGCCCCCGCGGTGGCGCTGGTGCACCCCGCCGGCGTCGAGGCGGGCGAACTACTGCGCAAGCAGCGTGAGCTGCAGGCCGGTGGCGCCCGCGTCGTGCTGGTCAGGCAGGCCAAGCGGATGCAGCCGCTGTTCGACGCCTTGGTCACCGAGGGCTACTCCCAGGTCGTGCGGGCCCGGGTGGAGGAGGGTCGGCTGACGTTCTCCGACCCCTCCCCCCTGACCGCCGGCTGA
- a CDS encoding ABC transporter substrate-binding protein produces MTHHPTRRAALAGAAATLGLAACGSADQETSSGGAGGSGGSGGTPVKLQLQWVTQGQFAGYFAAVDQGFYREEGLDVQILEGGSDIVPQTVLAQGQADYAIAWVPKALASREQGAAITNVAQVFQRSGTLQVSFASAGITDVAGLRGKKVGNWGFGNEYELFAAMTAAGLDPSSDVVLVQQQFDMLGLLQGDIDAAQAMTYNEYAQLLEATNPETGEQYTAGDFTVLDWNEVGTAMLQDAVWASTDRLADTAYQEQTVKFLKGSIRGWAFARDNPEQARDIVVAQGSTLGASHQLWQVNEVNKLVWPAAGGAGLIDEAAWQRTVQIARDTRNAEGQTVITTEPDDAAWTNDHVQRALDELSADGVDVTGTGFSPRTVTLEPGGA; encoded by the coding sequence ATGACCCACCACCCCACCCGTCGAGCGGCCCTCGCCGGCGCCGCCGCGACCCTCGGCCTGGCCGCCTGCGGGAGCGCCGACCAGGAGACGTCCTCCGGCGGGGCCGGTGGTTCCGGCGGCTCGGGGGGAACGCCGGTGAAGCTGCAGCTGCAGTGGGTGACGCAAGGTCAGTTCGCGGGGTACTTCGCCGCCGTGGACCAGGGTTTCTACCGCGAGGAGGGTCTGGACGTCCAGATCCTCGAAGGCGGCTCCGACATCGTCCCGCAGACCGTCCTGGCCCAGGGCCAGGCCGACTACGCCATCGCGTGGGTCCCCAAGGCCCTGGCCTCCCGGGAGCAGGGTGCCGCCATCACCAACGTCGCCCAGGTGTTCCAGCGGTCGGGCACCCTGCAGGTCTCCTTCGCCTCCGCCGGCATCACCGACGTCGCGGGGTTGCGGGGCAAGAAGGTGGGCAACTGGGGGTTCGGCAACGAGTACGAGCTGTTCGCCGCGATGACGGCCGCGGGGCTCGACCCGAGCTCGGACGTGGTGCTCGTGCAGCAGCAGTTCGACATGCTGGGACTGCTGCAGGGCGACATCGACGCCGCGCAGGCCATGACGTACAACGAGTACGCCCAGCTCCTGGAGGCGACGAACCCGGAGACGGGCGAGCAGTACACCGCCGGGGACTTCACGGTGCTGGACTGGAACGAGGTGGGCACCGCCATGCTGCAGGACGCCGTGTGGGCCAGCACGGACAGGCTCGCCGACACGGCCTACCAGGAGCAGACGGTGAAGTTCCTCAAGGGTTCGATCAGGGGCTGGGCCTTCGCGCGGGACAACCCCGAGCAGGCGCGCGACATCGTCGTGGCGCAGGGGTCGACCCTGGGCGCCAGCCACCAGCTGTGGCAGGTCAACGAGGTGAACAAGCTCGTGTGGCCCGCAGCCGGCGGCGCCGGCCTGATCGACGAGGCGGCCTGGCAGCGGACGGTCCAGATCGCCCGGGACACCCGCAACGCCGAGGGTCAGACGGTCATCACCACCGAACCCGACGACGCGGCGTGGACCAACGACCACGTCCAGCGCGCCCTCGACGAGCTGTCCGCCGACGGGGTCGACGTGACGGGGACGGGGTTCAGCCCCCGGACCGTCACCCTGGAACCCGGCGGCGCCTGA
- a CDS encoding ABC transporter permease, giving the protein MTRGNRLQVLLPPVLVGVSALLLWQLVVVAGRIATFVLPSPTAIASALGTVAGDVAQAAVATGTTAVTGLVAGSCAGVLAAVLAARFRLLDEVLSPLSAAANAMPIIALAPVFNAMFGSTSPVPRRLVVAVAVFFPLFVNTARGLRRIDPVHADLMRSLAVSGWTVTRYVRLPGAVPFVFTGLRLASSLSVIAAVVAEYFGGRQDGLGSRITSAASATAYPRAWSYVLGAVALGLLFYLAALLLERLLSPTLRRTR; this is encoded by the coding sequence GTGACCCGGGGGAACCGGCTGCAGGTCCTGCTGCCGCCGGTGCTGGTCGGTGTCAGCGCACTCCTGCTGTGGCAGCTCGTCGTCGTCGCCGGGCGGATCGCGACGTTCGTGCTGCCCTCCCCCACGGCCATCGCCTCCGCCCTGGGCACGGTCGCGGGGGACGTGGCGCAGGCCGCGGTGGCCACCGGCACGACGGCGGTGACGGGGCTGGTCGCCGGCTCCTGCGCCGGCGTCCTCGCCGCCGTCCTGGCGGCCCGGTTCCGCCTCCTGGACGAGGTCCTGTCGCCGTTGTCGGCCGCGGCGAACGCGATGCCCATCATCGCGCTCGCCCCCGTGTTCAACGCGATGTTCGGTTCGACCAGTCCCGTGCCCCGCCGCCTCGTCGTCGCCGTGGCCGTGTTCTTCCCCCTGTTCGTCAACACCGCCCGCGGTCTGCGGCGCATCGACCCCGTGCACGCCGACCTGATGCGGTCCCTGGCCGTGTCGGGGTGGACCGTCACCCGGTACGTCCGCCTCCCCGGTGCCGTCCCGTTCGTGTTCACCGGCCTGCGGTTGGCCTCGTCCCTCAGCGTCATCGCCGCGGTCGTCGCCGAGTACTTCGGCGGCCGCCAGGACGGTCTGGGCTCGCGCATCACCTCCGCCGCCAGCGCCACCGCCTACCCGCGGGCCTGGTCCTACGTCCTGGGGGCCGTCGCCCTGGGGTTGTTGTTCTACCTCGCCGCTCTGCTGCTGGAACGTCTCCTGTCTCCCACCCTCCGGAGGACCCGATGA
- a CDS encoding ABC transporter ATP-binding protein, producing MTTHPPAPAVRVAGLHQRFGTAHGDVHALSGIDLDIAPGAFVSLIGPSGCGKSTLLRCIADLVQPTAGSVEVGGRSAHEARLAHHYGIAFQQAGLLEWRTVQRNVELPLELHGVGRRERAERARQLLGLVGLSDVARMRPSELSGGMQQRVAIARSLAEEPPLLLMDEPFGALDEMTRERLQAELLAIRARTGTTVVFVTHSISEAVFLSTQVVVMSARPGRVVRVVDVDLPDRAEATREDPAFFAAITDVREALRGGTARTPALGGEDR from the coding sequence ATGACGACCCACCCACCGGCCCCCGCGGTGCGCGTCGCGGGGCTGCACCAGCGCTTCGGCACCGCCCACGGCGACGTGCACGCGCTGTCCGGCATCGACCTGGACATCGCCCCCGGGGCGTTCGTCTCCCTCATCGGCCCGTCCGGCTGCGGGAAGTCGACCCTGCTGCGCTGCATCGCCGACCTGGTCCAGCCGACCGCCGGGTCCGTCGAGGTCGGCGGGCGCAGCGCCCACGAGGCCCGGCTGGCCCACCACTACGGCATCGCGTTCCAGCAGGCCGGCCTGCTGGAGTGGCGCACCGTCCAGCGCAACGTCGAACTGCCGCTGGAACTGCACGGCGTCGGCCGGCGCGAACGCGCCGAGCGGGCCCGCCAGCTCCTGGGCCTCGTGGGGCTGTCCGACGTCGCCCGGATGCGCCCCTCGGAACTGTCCGGCGGGATGCAGCAACGGGTCGCGATCGCCCGGTCGCTGGCGGAGGAACCGCCGCTGCTGCTCATGGACGAACCGTTCGGCGCGCTCGACGAGATGACCAGGGAACGCCTGCAGGCCGAACTCCTGGCCATCCGCGCCCGCACCGGCACCACGGTGGTGTTCGTCACCCACTCGATCTCCGAGGCCGTGTTCCTGTCCACCCAGGTCGTCGTCATGTCGGCCCGGCCGGGGCGCGTCGTCCGCGTCGTCGACGTGGACCTGCCCGACCGGGCGGAGGCGACGCGGGAGGACCCGGCCTTCTTCGCGGCCATCACCGACGTCCGGGAGGCGTTGCGCGGGGGGACGGCCCGCACCCCGGCCCTGGGCGGGGAGGACCGGTGA
- a CDS encoding ABC transporter permease → MTELLATARAERAAPVPGAPAGRLATALRRGAMALVGVAVLVLVWELYRALGPVQGVQVGGERLLPRADPRSMPGVVEVLRTLGRPEVSLPGSRTVGVAVLAAAGGTLLMAAGGWVLGSVVGIGLAVLMQRFRLVERGLLPYVVLSQTVPVIAIAPLVAGWGGRLQLTPALSWQPWMSVVVLSAYLAFCPVAVGMLRGLHATTGIARELFRSFAATGRQTLLGLRFPASLPFLAPALRLAAAQAVVGAIVAEISTGTRGGIGRLVLQYAQQATSAPGRLYAAILGAALLGLLASALVASLVAVLGVLVHRSGGPR, encoded by the coding sequence GTGACCGAGCTGCTGGCGACCGCCCGGGCCGAACGGGCCGCGCCCGTGCCCGGGGCGCCCGCCGGTCGGCTCGCCACCGCCCTGCGCCGGGGCGCGATGGCCCTGGTCGGGGTGGCGGTGCTGGTCCTGGTGTGGGAGCTGTACCGGGCGCTCGGCCCGGTGCAGGGGGTGCAGGTCGGCGGCGAGCGCCTGCTCCCGCGCGCCGACCCGCGCTCCATGCCCGGCGTGGTGGAGGTCCTGCGCACCCTGGGCCGACCGGAGGTGTCCCTGCCCGGGTCGCGGACCGTCGGGGTCGCGGTGCTCGCCGCGGCGGGCGGGACCCTGCTGATGGCCGCGGGCGGGTGGGTGCTCGGGTCGGTCGTGGGCATCGGGCTGGCCGTCCTGATGCAGCGGTTCCGCCTGGTCGAGCGCGGGCTGCTCCCCTACGTCGTGCTGAGCCAGACGGTGCCCGTCATCGCCATCGCCCCCCTCGTGGCCGGGTGGGGCGGGCGTCTGCAGCTCACCCCGGCGCTGTCGTGGCAACCGTGGATGTCCGTCGTGGTCCTGTCCGCCTACCTGGCGTTCTGCCCGGTGGCGGTGGGGATGCTGCGCGGGCTGCACGCCACCACGGGCATCGCCCGGGAGCTGTTCCGCAGCTTCGCCGCCACGGGCCGGCAGACGCTGCTCGGCCTGCGGTTCCCCGCCAGCCTGCCCTTCCTGGCCCCCGCCCTGCGGCTGGCCGCCGCGCAGGCCGTCGTCGGCGCGATCGTGGCCGAGATCTCCACCGGCACCCGGGGCGGGATCGGACGGCTCGTCCTGCAGTACGCCCAGCAGGCCACGTCCGCGCCGGGGCGGTTGTACGCGGCGATCCTGGGCGCCGCCCTGCTGGGGCTGCTGGCCTCGGCCCTCGTCGCCTCGCTCGTCGCCGTGCTCGGCGTCCTCGTCCACCGTTCGGGAGGTCCGCGATGA
- a CDS encoding TIGR03842 family LLM class F420-dependent oxidoreductase, whose translation MDFGVVLQTTPPASRVVELARVAETYGFSHVWTFDSHVLWEEPYVVHSAILQATRKVVVGPMVTNPVTREWSVTASTCATLNEMYGPRTVCGIGRGDSAVRTLSGKPTTLATLRESVHVIRELANGRPVEHRGQTVRLPWAVDHGPRHQTEVWVAAYGPKALQLTGEVADGFILQLADPDIAAWTIRSVREAAERAGRDPAAVKVCVAAPAYVTDGSGEQQAHAREQCRWFGGMVGNHVADIVERYGSDSAVPQALTDYVKDRRGYDYNEHGRAGNTHAAFVPDDIVDRFCLLGTAQDHLARLEQLRDLGVDQFALYLQHDAKDQTLRTYGDVVLPAMTSRATAVS comes from the coding sequence ATGGATTTCGGCGTCGTCCTGCAGACCACTCCCCCGGCCTCGCGCGTGGTGGAACTGGCCAGGGTGGCGGAGACCTACGGGTTCTCCCACGTCTGGACCTTCGACTCCCACGTCCTGTGGGAGGAACCGTACGTCGTGCACTCGGCGATCCTGCAGGCCACCCGCAAGGTCGTCGTCGGCCCGATGGTCACCAACCCCGTCACGCGCGAGTGGTCGGTGACGGCCTCGACCTGCGCCACGCTCAACGAGATGTACGGCCCGCGCACCGTCTGCGGCATCGGCCGCGGCGACTCCGCCGTCCGCACGCTGTCCGGCAAGCCGACGACCCTGGCGACCCTGCGCGAGTCCGTGCACGTCATCCGGGAACTGGCCAACGGCCGCCCCGTGGAGCACCGCGGGCAGACCGTCCGGCTGCCCTGGGCGGTCGACCACGGGCCCCGGCACCAGACCGAGGTGTGGGTCGCCGCCTACGGCCCCAAGGCGTTGCAGCTCACCGGGGAGGTCGCCGACGGGTTCATCCTGCAACTGGCCGACCCCGACATCGCGGCCTGGACCATCCGCAGCGTCCGCGAGGCCGCCGAACGCGCCGGCCGGGACCCGGCCGCGGTGAAGGTGTGCGTCGCGGCGCCGGCCTACGTCACCGACGGGTCGGGCGAGCAGCAGGCCCACGCCCGCGAGCAGTGCCGGTGGTTCGGCGGGATGGTCGGCAACCACGTCGCCGACATCGTCGAACGCTACGGGTCCGACTCCGCCGTCCCGCAGGCCCTGACGGACTACGTCAAGGACCGCCGGGGGTACGACTACAACGAGCACGGCCGCGCCGGCAACACCCACGCGGCCTTCGTCCCCGACGACATCGTCGACCGGTTCTGCCTGCTCGGCACCGCCCAGGACCACCTCGCCCGGCTGGAGCAGCTGCGCGACCTCGGGGTCGACCAGTTCGCGCTGTACCTGCAGCACGACGCCAAGGACCAGACCCTGCGCACCTACGGCGACGTCGTCCTGCCGGCCATGACCAGCCGCGCCACGGCCGTGTCGTGA
- the hydA gene encoding dihydropyrimidinase, whose product MSTARRTLITGGDLVSTTSTTPTDVLVEGERVVALLAPGTQIAAEDRIDATGCYVLPGGVDVHTHMEMPFGGTEASDTFETGTRAAAFGGTTTVVDFVVQRTGEVVERALETWHAKAAGNSAVDYGFHMILGGVDEDSLTAMDSLVAHEGITSFKLFMAYPGVFYSDDGQILRAMQRATDNGATIMMHAENGIAIDVLVQQALAAGNTDPVFHGLTRPAELEAEAVNRAIALAAVAGGTPLYVVHVSASQALARIAAERTAGANVFAETCPQYLYLTLEDHLGAGGPGSFEGAKYACSTPLRSKHERHAADLWQGLRTDDLAVVSTDHCPFCFNDQKQLGVGDFSKIPNGMGGVEHRLDLVHQGVVDGHLSLQRWVETCSTTPARMFGMYPRKGAIAPGSDADIVVYDPSATTRISARTHHMNIDYSAFEGFELTGGVRTVLSRGRTIVDRGTYLGSPSHGQFVRRGLSQYLR is encoded by the coding sequence GTGAGCACCGCGCGCCGGACCCTCATCACCGGCGGCGACCTCGTCTCCACCACCTCCACCACCCCCACCGACGTCCTCGTCGAGGGCGAACGCGTCGTGGCCCTGCTCGCCCCCGGGACGCAGATCGCGGCGGAGGACCGCATCGACGCCACGGGGTGCTACGTCCTGCCGGGCGGGGTCGACGTCCACACGCACATGGAGATGCCGTTCGGGGGTACGGAGGCCAGCGACACGTTCGAGACCGGGACGCGGGCCGCGGCGTTCGGCGGGACGACCACCGTCGTCGACTTCGTCGTGCAGCGCACCGGCGAGGTCGTCGAACGCGCCCTGGAGACCTGGCACGCCAAGGCCGCCGGGAACAGCGCGGTGGACTACGGGTTCCACATGATCCTCGGCGGGGTCGACGAGGACTCGCTCACGGCGATGGACTCGCTCGTGGCGCACGAGGGCATCACGAGCTTCAAGCTGTTCATGGCCTACCCCGGGGTCTTCTACTCCGACGACGGCCAGATCCTGCGGGCGATGCAGCGCGCGACCGACAACGGCGCGACGATCATGATGCACGCCGAGAACGGCATCGCGATCGACGTCCTGGTCCAGCAGGCCCTGGCCGCAGGGAACACCGACCCGGTCTTCCACGGCCTGACCCGGCCGGCCGAGCTGGAGGCCGAGGCGGTCAACCGGGCGATCGCGCTGGCCGCGGTGGCCGGGGGGACCCCCCTCTACGTCGTGCACGTCTCGGCCTCCCAGGCCCTGGCCCGCATCGCCGCCGAGCGCACCGCGGGAGCCAACGTCTTCGCCGAGACCTGCCCGCAGTACCTGTACCTGACGCTGGAGGACCACCTCGGCGCCGGCGGCCCGGGCAGCTTCGAGGGCGCCAAGTACGCGTGCTCGACCCCGTTGCGGTCCAAGCACGAACGGCACGCCGCCGACCTGTGGCAGGGTCTGCGCACCGACGACCTGGCCGTGGTCTCCACCGACCACTGCCCCTTCTGCTTCAACGACCAGAAGCAGCTCGGGGTGGGGGACTTCTCCAAGATCCCCAACGGCATGGGCGGGGTCGAGCACCGCCTCGACCTCGTCCACCAGGGGGTCGTCGACGGGCACCTGTCGCTGCAGCGCTGGGTCGAGACCTGCTCCACCACCCCGGCCCGCATGTTCGGCATGTACCCCCGCAAGGGCGCGATCGCCCCCGGGTCCGACGCCGACATCGTCGTCTACGACCCGAGCGCGACCACGCGCATCTCCGCCCGGACCCACCACATGAACATCGACTACTCCGCGTTCGAGGGTTTCGAGCTGACCGGCGGGGTCCGCACCGTGCTGTCCCGCGGACGCACGATCGTCGACCGCGGGACCTACCTCGGCTCGCCCTCCCACGGGCAGTTCGTCCGTCGCGGCCTGTCCCAGTACCTGCGCTGA
- a CDS encoding nitrilase-related carbon-nitrogen hydrolase: protein MTTVRVALVQAAWTGDKESMIEAHEGYAREAAAAGAQLVCFQELFYGPYFGITQDSKYYDYAESVPGPTVARFQALAAELGIVMVLPVYEEEQPGVLYNTAAVVDSDGRYLGKYRKHHIPHLDRFWEKFYFRPGNLGYPVFETSVGKVGVYICYDRHFPEGWRALGLAGAEIVFNPNASKPSLSNRLWELEQPTAAAANGYFVAVPNRVGAETGEYGDDAVPFYGTSYIADPMGNFVGEKASSENPELLVRDLDMDLIRRARTDWQFYRDRRPDSYGDLVRP, encoded by the coding sequence ATGACCACGGTGCGCGTCGCCCTCGTCCAGGCGGCCTGGACGGGTGACAAGGAGAGCATGATCGAGGCGCACGAGGGGTACGCCCGCGAGGCGGCCGCCGCCGGCGCGCAGCTCGTCTGCTTCCAGGAACTCTTCTACGGGCCCTACTTCGGCATCACCCAGGACAGCAAGTACTACGACTACGCCGAGTCCGTCCCCGGCCCCACCGTCGCCAGGTTCCAGGCCCTCGCCGCCGAGCTCGGCATCGTCATGGTGCTGCCCGTCTACGAGGAGGAACAACCCGGCGTCCTCTACAACACCGCAGCCGTCGTCGACTCCGACGGCCGTTACCTCGGCAAGTACCGCAAGCACCACATCCCGCACCTGGACCGGTTCTGGGAGAAGTTCTACTTCCGGCCCGGGAACCTGGGGTACCCCGTGTTCGAGACCTCGGTGGGCAAGGTCGGCGTCTACATCTGCTACGACCGGCACTTCCCCGAGGGCTGGCGCGCGCTCGGCCTGGCCGGCGCCGAGATCGTCTTCAACCCCAACGCCTCCAAGCCCTCCCTCTCCAACCGCCTGTGGGAACTGGAGCAGCCGACGGCGGCCGCCGCGAACGGGTACTTCGTGGCCGTCCCGAACCGGGTGGGCGCCGAGACGGGTGAGTACGGGGACGACGCCGTCCCCTTCTACGGCACGAGCTACATCGCCGACCCGATGGGGAACTTCGTCGGCGAGAAGGCGAGCAGCGAGAACCCCGAACTCCTCGTCCGGGACCTGGACATGGACCTCATCCGCCGGGCCCGCACCGACTGGCAGTTCTACCGCGACCGCCGGCCGGACTCCTACGGCGACCTGGTGCGGCCGTGA
- a CDS encoding PucR family transcriptional regulator, producing the protein MHNAGNMFATAADTATLRSVLLELLGDVDALAARFVTLLCEVVPYSDGAVDLPRLHVDGVNTYERVLRRLADLPVPDRLLERSRDLGRHRAHLDVPLAAVTTGTRLHFRVVWEELAERLPPEALVGAVTLPVQLWQAVEEHSADVQVGYHEAATALAYARDRDRRRIVEAFLDSDGRDEGLLARAAAVLGAGVDDDVFCAFVPARPDAGPEARAVLHGHGLHGHEWRGGTVVLAHRPRGTWPRETGAQPGAGHGRASAPAALRDVACGVGPLAHGLARVPQVVRVAERVASVLPPEVTGPTRPAEVALAVAAQSLGAIRTDVAADVLHDLLDLPAPERDRLLETFDVYCATGSVALTADRAFCHRNTVLNRLRRLTECTGLDVTVPGQCAVLLLAVTAWRSSAPD; encoded by the coding sequence GTGCACAACGCCGGAAACATGTTCGCAACGGCCGCCGACACCGCGACCCTCCGGTCGGTGCTGCTCGAACTCCTGGGGGACGTCGACGCCCTGGCGGCCCGGTTCGTGACCCTGCTGTGCGAGGTGGTGCCCTACTCCGACGGGGCCGTCGACCTGCCCCGGCTGCACGTGGACGGCGTCAACACCTACGAGCGGGTGCTGCGGCGCCTGGCCGACCTGCCCGTCCCGGACCGCCTGCTGGAGCGGTCGCGCGACCTGGGCCGCCACCGCGCCCACCTCGACGTGCCCCTGGCGGCCGTCACCACCGGCACCCGGTTGCACTTCCGCGTCGTCTGGGAGGAACTGGCCGAGCGGCTGCCGCCGGAGGCCCTGGTGGGCGCGGTCACCCTGCCGGTGCAGTTGTGGCAGGCGGTCGAGGAGCACTCCGCGGACGTGCAGGTCGGCTACCACGAGGCGGCCACCGCTCTCGCCTACGCGCGGGACCGGGACCGGCGGCGGATCGTGGAGGCCTTTCTGGACTCCGACGGTCGCGACGAGGGGTTGCTCGCCCGGGCCGCCGCCGTGCTGGGGGCCGGCGTCGACGACGACGTGTTCTGCGCCTTCGTGCCGGCGCGACCCGACGCCGGTCCCGAGGCCCGGGCGGTGCTGCACGGCCACGGCCTGCACGGGCACGAGTGGCGCGGGGGGACCGTCGTGCTGGCGCACCGGCCGCGGGGCACGTGGCCGCGCGAGACGGGCGCGCAGCCCGGAGCCGGGCACGGTCGCGCGAGCGCGCCCGCGGCGTTGCGGGACGTCGCGTGCGGTGTCGGCCCCCTGGCGCACGGTCTGGCCCGGGTGCCGCAGGTGGTGCGGGTGGCCGAACGCGTCGCGTCGGTGCTCCCGCCGGAGGTGACCGGTCCGACGCGCCCGGCCGAGGTGGCGCTGGCCGTGGCGGCCCAGTCCCTGGGCGCGATCCGCACGGACGTGGCCGCCGACGTCCTGCACGACCTGCTCGACCTGCCCGCTCCCGAACGGGACCGCCTGCTGGAGACGTTCGACGTGTACTGCGCCACGGGTTCGGTGGCGCTGACGGCCGACCGGGCGTTCTGCCACCGCAACACCGTGCTGAACCGGTTGCGCCGCCTCACCGAGTGCACGGGGCTGGACGTCACCGTCCCCGGGCAGTGCGCCGTCCTGCTGCTCGCGGTCACCGCCTGGCGCTCGAGCGCCCCCGACTGA